In Leisingera sp. NJS204, the DNA window TGAAGTCACCGACGGCAGCCAACAGGACAAGGTGCTGGCCAATGCGCCCGATGCCCGCGAAGGCTTCTTCGCAGTGCCCAAAGTGGTGGAGTAAGAGACATGAGCGATCTGAACAAACTGGGCCTGGCAGAGGCCCGCGACGCGCTGCGCAAAGGCGATACCACCTCTGTTGAGCTGACCGAAGCCTGCCTCAAGGCGATTGACGCCGCAGATGCGTTGAACGCCTTTGTGCACAAGACCCCGGAGATAGCGCTGGACCGCGCCCAGGCGGCAGACGTGCGCATCAAGGCGGGCGGTGCCCCTTCCATGTGCGGCCTGCCGGTCGGCATCAAGGATCTGTTCTGCACCAAAGGTGTGCCGTCGCAGGCCGCTTCGGGGATTCTGGAAGGCTTCAAGCCGGAATATGAATCCACTGTCTCGCAAAAGCTGGCTGATGCCGGTTCCGTCATGCTGGGCAAGCTGAACATGGACGAATTCGCCATGGGTTCGTCCAACGAGACCTCGGTTTACGGCAATGCCGTCAGCCCCTGGCGCCGCGGCAATGATGACGCACAGCTGACACCGGGCGGCTCCTCCGGCGGCTCGGCCTCGGCTGTGGCAGCAGACCTTTGCCTGGCAGCAACCGGCACCGACACCGGCGGCTCGATCCGCCAGCCCGCAGCGTTCACCGGAACTGTCGGCATCAAACCGACCTATGGCCGCTGCTCGCGCTGGGGCATTGTTGCCTTTGCCTCCTCGCTGGATCAGGCCGGCCCGATGACCAAATCGGTCCGCGATGCGGCGATCATGCTGGAAGCCATGTGCGGCTATGACCCCAAAGATTCGACCAGCGCCGAACTGGCGGTGCCGGATTTCGAGGCGATGCTGACCGGCGACATCAAGGGCAAGAAAATCGGTATCCCCAAGGAATACCGTATGGACGGCAT includes these proteins:
- the gatA gene encoding Asp-tRNA(Asn)/Glu-tRNA(Gln) amidotransferase subunit GatA gives rise to the protein MSDLNKLGLAEARDALRKGDTTSVELTEACLKAIDAADALNAFVHKTPEIALDRAQAADVRIKAGGAPSMCGLPVGIKDLFCTKGVPSQAASGILEGFKPEYESTVSQKLADAGSVMLGKLNMDEFAMGSSNETSVYGNAVSPWRRGNDDAQLTPGGSSGGSASAVAADLCLAATGTDTGGSIRQPAAFTGTVGIKPTYGRCSRWGIVAFASSLDQAGPMTKSVRDAAIMLEAMCGYDPKDSTSAELAVPDFEAMLTGDIKGKKIGIPKEYRMDGMPGEIEKLWSDGAEMLKAAGAEIVDISLPHTKYALPAYYVIAPAEASSNLARYDGVRYGQRAALKAGDGITEMYEKTRAEGFGPEVQRRVMVGTYVLSAGFYDAYYNRARRVRTLIKKDFEDVFAAGVDAILTPATPSAAFGLGEMTDADPVQMYLNDVFTVTVNLAGLPGIAVPAGLDAQGLPLGLQLIGKPWDEGDLLNTAYALENAAGFVAKPQQWW